The Acidobacteriota bacterium genome includes a window with the following:
- the glgA gene encoding glycogen synthase GlgA: protein MDVLMVSAEVVPLSKVGGLADVVGALPRALVAEGVRVSVMTPAYGQIDRSKLPEPPVKVFGTKIDLGPGGVHPVTVWRTRLPGADVPVFLVDNPHFFQRDGIYTDPATGEEYVDGAYRFIGFVRTCLEYLDQVKPDVDIIHCHDSHTATLPALLALREADADPLTSRRPGTLLTIHNIAYPGLYPATVLPALGIPERMSVPYSPFEYYGQVNFLKIGIHFADLINTVSVRYAQEIQESSEYGCGLEGVLRQRAADVYGVLNGVDYDEWNPETDSLIPHRFSLDDLAGKRANKQVLLETYGFAAVEPDRPVIGMVGRLVDQKGLDLVMPLLDELAGMGLYLVILGTGLPRYHEQLLDAQRRHPGFLGVRIGFDNRLAHLIEAGSDLFLMPSRFEPCGLNQMYSLRYGTVPIVRATGGLADTVTSFQPDTGRGTGFVFSAYSSQALLEQIDLATYLYPDRRIWTRLMRNGMRQDFSWRRSARRYVELYQKIMARREPRPASISSPAKAPSA, encoded by the coding sequence ATGGATGTCCTGATGGTATCAGCCGAAGTCGTGCCGCTGTCGAAGGTGGGCGGGCTGGCCGACGTGGTGGGCGCGCTGCCGCGGGCGCTGGTGGCCGAGGGCGTCCGGGTGTCCGTCATGACGCCGGCTTACGGCCAGATCGACCGGAGCAAGCTGCCGGAGCCGCCGGTCAAGGTGTTCGGGACGAAGATCGACCTGGGGCCCGGCGGCGTGCATCCGGTGACGGTGTGGCGCACCCGCCTGCCCGGTGCGGATGTCCCGGTCTTCCTCGTGGACAACCCCCACTTCTTCCAGCGCGACGGCATCTACACCGACCCGGCCACCGGTGAGGAGTACGTCGACGGCGCGTACCGGTTCATCGGCTTCGTCCGGACCTGCTTGGAATACCTGGATCAGGTCAAGCCGGATGTGGACATCATCCACTGCCACGACAGCCACACCGCGACCCTGCCGGCCCTGCTGGCTTTGCGGGAGGCCGACGCCGACCCGCTGACGTCCCGGCGGCCGGGCACCCTGCTCACCATCCACAATATCGCCTATCCCGGCCTGTATCCAGCCACCGTGCTGCCGGCGCTGGGGATCCCCGAGCGCATGAGCGTTCCCTACAGCCCGTTCGAATACTACGGGCAGGTGAACTTCCTGAAGATCGGCATCCACTTCGCCGACCTGATCAACACGGTGAGCGTACGCTACGCCCAGGAGATCCAGGAGTCGTCGGAATACGGCTGCGGTCTGGAAGGCGTCTTGCGGCAGCGCGCCGCGGACGTCTACGGCGTCCTGAACGGGGTCGATTACGACGAGTGGAATCCCGAGACGGACAGCCTCATCCCGCACCGCTTCAGCCTGGACGACCTGGCCGGCAAGCGCGCGAACAAGCAGGTCCTGCTCGAGACCTATGGTTTCGCGGCGGTGGAGCCGGACCGCCCGGTGATCGGCATGGTGGGCCGCCTGGTGGACCAGAAGGGGCTGGACCTGGTGATGCCGCTGCTTGACGAGCTTGCCGGGATGGGTCTGTACCTGGTCATTCTGGGAACGGGCCTGCCGCGCTACCACGAGCAGCTGCTCGACGCGCAGCGCCGCCATCCCGGATTCCTGGGCGTTCGGATCGGCTTCGACAACCGGCTGGCGCATCTCATTGAGGCGGGCAGCGACCTGTTCCTGATGCCGTCCCGATTCGAGCCGTGCGGCCTGAACCAGATGTACAGCCTGCGCTACGGTACGGTGCCCATCGTCCGCGCCACCGGCGGTCTGGCCGATACGGTCACGTCGTTCCAGCCGGATACCGGGCGGGGGACCGGTTTCGTCTTTTCCGCTTATTCCAGCCAGGCCCTGCTGGAGCAGATTGACCTGGCCACTTACCTCTACCCCGACCGGCGCATCTGGACGCGCCTGATGCGGAACGGCATGCGGCAGGACTTTTCGTGGCGAAGGTCGGCCCGCCGGTATGTGGAGCTCTACCAGAAAATCATGGCCCGGCGCGAGCCCCGTCCGGCTTCAATCTCCTCCCCGGCCAAGGCGCCATCGGCCTGA
- a CDS encoding tetratricopeptide repeat protein encodes MKRLLTVFGIVAGAALAADAGGSGGLRAQEAPTAPPPAAAADRPSVSADPAQAYFYYLLARNDLLAERYTEAERNLNEALRHDPTSQFLQVERARFMLQAQKYRDAREELERLVRENPGNIHARKLLAGMYLSMLGEGPSADENGQTLLQQTIDLYRAVLETTPDDSDSLFALGRILFRQRRLPEAEEMLRRYTELNPSAAEGAYFLTLVYAEQGKYDEALTTLRVVEQQRPPSVQIRMLRADILEKMGRLDDAAQIHQQAIEQAPDDSRAYLNYARLLLKSGKPKAALAVLSKSRENGVISGDVLMYSGQIHRDQLQFDEAVQCFKDAIALEPAVPDYRFQLGLTYSQMGDAAAAIPMFQALIRDTPVAGADTPPEIARNRRLFMLNLGYLYLEQRLPEKALEVFTQIRREYPDDRDPLAHVQIAAILRALKRYDDSLAAAQTGLGVLPDNPRLIAEKAQTLASAGRIDEGVALLQDRLTAEREDDIPLYLGLAAIHVEGQRWDDALHALETALLRHAGDAQLLFQHAAVLERAGRFGPAADAFRRLLAEDPDNATAHNYLGYMLIDNDLDVQAGIGYVQLALKREPKNPAYLDSLGWGHYKQKEYRKALNLLLQAARALPTDPTLQEHLGDVYRALGRTHDARDCYEKALSFSPEADALPRLKDKLKKLKPRLQK; translated from the coding sequence ATGAAGCGATTGCTCACGGTATTCGGCATCGTAGCGGGCGCCGCGCTGGCGGCCGACGCCGGCGGAAGCGGCGGACTCCGGGCCCAGGAGGCCCCGACGGCGCCGCCGCCCGCGGCGGCGGCCGACCGGCCGTCGGTGTCGGCGGATCCGGCCCAGGCCTATTTCTACTATTTGCTGGCCCGCAACGACCTGCTGGCCGAACGGTACACCGAGGCGGAACGGAATCTGAACGAGGCGCTACGCCACGATCCCACCAGCCAGTTCCTGCAGGTGGAGCGGGCGCGCTTCATGCTGCAGGCGCAGAAATACCGGGACGCCCGGGAGGAACTCGAGCGCCTGGTCCGGGAGAACCCCGGTAATATCCATGCGCGCAAGCTGCTGGCCGGCATGTACCTGTCCATGCTGGGCGAAGGGCCGTCGGCGGACGAGAACGGCCAGACGCTCCTCCAGCAGACCATCGACCTGTACCGGGCCGTCCTGGAGACGACCCCCGACGACTCGGACAGCCTGTTCGCCCTGGGCCGGATCCTGTTCCGCCAACGCCGCCTGCCCGAGGCGGAGGAGATGCTCCGGCGCTACACCGAGTTGAATCCCTCGGCGGCCGAGGGCGCCTATTTTCTGACCCTGGTATACGCCGAGCAGGGGAAATACGACGAGGCCCTCACCACACTCCGCGTGGTGGAGCAGCAGCGCCCTCCCTCTGTCCAGATCCGCATGCTGCGAGCGGACATCTTGGAGAAGATGGGCCGGCTGGATGACGCCGCGCAGATCCACCAGCAGGCCATCGAGCAGGCCCCCGACGATTCCCGGGCCTACCTCAACTACGCCCGCTTGTTGCTCAAGAGCGGGAAACCAAAAGCGGCGCTGGCCGTGCTGAGCAAATCCCGCGAGAACGGCGTAATCAGCGGCGACGTGCTCATGTACTCCGGCCAGATCCATCGGGATCAACTGCAGTTCGACGAGGCGGTCCAGTGCTTCAAGGACGCCATCGCCCTCGAACCGGCGGTGCCCGACTACCGCTTCCAGCTCGGGTTGACCTACTCCCAAATGGGCGACGCCGCGGCAGCCATCCCCATGTTTCAAGCCCTCATCCGCGACACGCCGGTCGCCGGAGCCGACACGCCGCCGGAGATCGCCCGCAACCGCCGCCTGTTCATGCTGAACCTGGGCTACCTCTACCTGGAGCAGCGACTCCCGGAGAAGGCCCTGGAGGTGTTCACCCAGATCCGCCGCGAGTATCCGGATGATCGCGATCCACTGGCTCACGTGCAGATCGCCGCGATCCTGCGCGCCCTGAAACGCTACGACGACTCGCTGGCCGCGGCACAGACCGGCCTCGGCGTCCTGCCCGACAATCCTCGCCTCATCGCCGAGAAGGCACAGACCCTGGCCTCCGCCGGACGGATCGACGAAGGCGTGGCGCTGCTCCAGGATCGGCTGACCGCCGAGCGCGAGGACGACATTCCGCTGTACCTGGGCCTCGCCGCCATCCACGTCGAGGGGCAGCGTTGGGATGACGCCCTCCACGCGCTGGAGACCGCTCTGTTGCGGCACGCGGGGGATGCCCAGTTACTGTTCCAGCACGCGGCGGTGCTGGAGCGCGCCGGCCGCTTCGGTCCGGCCGCCGACGCCTTCCGGCGCCTGCTCGCGGAGGATCCCGACAACGCCACCGCGCACAACTACCTGGGGTACATGCTCATCGACAACGACCTGGACGTGCAGGCCGGTATCGGATACGTGCAACTGGCCCTGAAGCGCGAGCCGAAAAACCCCGCCTACCTGGACAGTCTGGGCTGGGGCCACTACAAGCAGAAGGAGTACCGCAAGGCGCTGAACCTGTTGCTGCAGGCCGCCCGGGCGCTGCCCACCGACCCCACGCTCCAGGAGCATCTCGGCGACGTCTACCGGGCGCTCGGCCGCACCCACGACGCCCGCGATTGCTACGAGAAAGCTCTGTCCTTCTCGCCGGAGGCGGACGCGCTCCCCCGGCTCAAGGACAAGCTGAAGAAACTCAAACCCCGCCTGCAGAAGTGA
- the galT gene encoding galactose-1-phosphate uridylyltransferase: MSELRHDPIQQRWVIISVERGKRPGDFIIPREEVEPPGAFCPFCPGNEDKTPPEIYAVRPPDAAPNSPGWEVRVVPNKFPALMIEGELEKKGAGVYDRMRGIGAHEVIIESPDHVLSMADMPVEYLARIIDIYRMRWLDLSRDERFKYILIFKNHGSAAGASLRHTHSQLIATPVTPRTVSLELDSARAHYQLKQRCLFCDILDYELERQERIISTNDSFVAYAPYAARFPFEVTILPRFHSHSFARIDGRQAADLASILKDTLLRIKIGLKDPPFNFVIHTVPNTAAKPQRLSHWDTVEWDYHWHIEILPRLTRMAGFEWGTGFYINPTPPEDAARFLREINLLQLELMQRNHNGNR; this comes from the coding sequence ATGTCGGAACTGCGACACGATCCCATCCAGCAGCGGTGGGTGATCATCTCGGTGGAGCGGGGCAAGCGTCCCGGGGATTTCATCATCCCCCGCGAGGAGGTGGAGCCGCCGGGCGCGTTCTGCCCGTTCTGCCCGGGGAACGAGGACAAGACGCCACCCGAGATCTACGCCGTCCGCCCGCCGGACGCCGCCCCCAACTCGCCGGGTTGGGAAGTCCGGGTCGTGCCCAACAAGTTTCCCGCGCTCATGATCGAGGGGGAACTGGAGAAGAAGGGCGCCGGGGTCTACGACCGCATGCGCGGCATCGGCGCGCACGAGGTGATCATCGAGAGCCCGGACCACGTCCTGAGCATGGCCGACATGCCGGTGGAATACCTGGCGCGCATCATCGACATCTACCGGATGCGCTGGCTCGACCTGAGCCGCGACGAGCGGTTCAAATACATCCTCATCTTCAAGAACCACGGCAGCGCCGCGGGCGCCTCCTTGCGGCACACGCACTCCCAGCTCATCGCCACGCCGGTCACACCGCGCACCGTCTCGCTGGAGCTGGACTCGGCGCGGGCCCACTACCAGCTCAAACAGCGCTGCCTGTTCTGCGACATCCTCGACTACGAACTGGAGCGCCAGGAGCGGATCATCAGCACCAACGACAGTTTCGTCGCCTACGCCCCGTACGCGGCGCGCTTCCCGTTCGAGGTGACGATCCTGCCCCGGTTCCACAGCCACAGCTTCGCCCGCATCGACGGCCGCCAGGCCGCCGACCTCGCCTCGATCCTCAAAGACACGCTCCTGCGCATCAAGATCGGGCTGAAGGATCCGCCGTTCAACTTCGTCATCCACACCGTGCCCAACACCGCGGCCAAACCGCAGCGGTTGTCCCACTGGGACACGGTGGAGTGGGACTACCACTGGCACATCGAGATCCTGCCCCGCCTGACCCGGATGGCCGGGTTCGAGTGGGGGACGGGCTTTTACATCAACCCGACGCCGCCCGAGGACGCGGCCCGCTTCCTCCGGGAGATCAATTTGCTGCAGCTGGAACTCATGCAGCGCAACCACAACGGAAACCGCTAG
- a CDS encoding DUF721 domain-containing protein: MRMLQEILTQWAASGDVLPVFYAGLLGGIWPRLVGDRLAPLSRPGDLADGVLVVHVKSRYWKTQLETLKADIVRRIADFIPPAVVQQVVLRVSPEQFPVPGPSARRRPTAPTGAVDSEWIDRCAAAIDNPRLREAFTRALAASLRE; this comes from the coding sequence ATGCGGATGTTGCAGGAAATCCTCACACAATGGGCGGCGTCCGGCGATGTGCTGCCGGTTTTTTATGCCGGCCTGCTCGGCGGCATCTGGCCGCGGCTGGTGGGGGACCGCCTGGCGCCGCTCAGCCGTCCAGGCGATCTGGCGGACGGTGTTCTGGTTGTACACGTGAAGAGCCGGTACTGGAAAACGCAACTCGAGACGCTGAAAGCGGATATCGTCCGCCGGATTGCGGATTTCATCCCTCCGGCGGTGGTGCAGCAGGTGGTGCTTCGGGTTTCACCGGAGCAGTTTCCCGTCCCCGGACCGTCGGCCCGCCGGCGGCCGACCGCACCCACCGGGGCAGTCGATTCGGAGTGGATTGACCGGTGCGCGGCCGCCATCGACAATCCCCGCCTGCGGGAGGCCTTCACCCGGGCGCTCGCCGCAAGCCTGCGGGAATGA
- a CDS encoding alpha/beta hydrolase, whose product MMQRVRIPSPAGSLEGLLELPPAYVGAVGVVLAHPHPLHGGSMRNKVVVRVAHGLLEAGAAVLRFNFRGVGESAGVHDRGDGERDDVLAALRFLDDAAAPRVRMLAGFSFGAWVSARVAVSRPDIPWVLSVGTPLAAYDYRFIADCPQAIVFIQGSLDSFGSVADVARLCPPDNPDRALVAIAGADHLFTGRLRPLQEAVRRHYQPLFTAIAGTPP is encoded by the coding sequence ATGATGCAGCGCGTCCGGATTCCCTCACCGGCCGGATCTCTTGAAGGCCTGCTGGAACTGCCGCCGGCCTACGTCGGCGCCGTCGGCGTGGTGCTGGCCCATCCCCATCCGCTGCACGGCGGGTCCATGCGCAACAAAGTGGTGGTCCGGGTGGCCCACGGGCTGCTCGAGGCAGGCGCGGCGGTGCTCCGCTTCAACTTCCGCGGCGTGGGGGAGAGCGCGGGCGTCCACGACCGCGGCGACGGCGAGCGCGACGACGTGCTGGCTGCGCTCCGGTTTCTCGACGATGCGGCCGCGCCGCGGGTGCGGATGCTGGCGGGCTTCTCCTTCGGCGCCTGGGTGTCGGCCCGGGTGGCGGTGAGCAGACCTGACATTCCGTGGGTGCTGTCCGTGGGCACGCCGCTGGCAGCCTATGATTACCGCTTCATCGCCGACTGCCCCCAGGCCATTGTATTCATCCAGGGCAGCCTCGATTCCTTCGGCAGCGTCGCGGATGTCGCCCGGCTGTGTCCTCCCGACAATCCGGATCGCGCGCTGGTGGCCATTGCCGGTGCCGATCACCTGTTCACCGGCCGCCTGCGCCCCCTTCAGGAAGCCGTCCGACGGCATTATCAGCCGCTCTTCACCGCGATCGCGGGAACGCCGCCATGA
- a CDS encoding DUF1925 domain-containing protein, producing the protein MQPVQLVLGVHLHQPVGNFDHVLEESYQRAYRPFLDTFRRFPSLRMVWHCSGFLFQWLEAHHPDYLDLLAGLVATGRVEPLSGGMYEPIFPVIPPADRAEQIRRLSELVAGRFGRAPQGVWLAERVWEPGMVQDLAAAGVRYVSLDDYHFYAAGLTPEELDGYFTVEELDHAVGVFPISETMRYLIPWAELPRVEEAFRLMQDGGQRLTVMMDDAEKFGSWPGTSDWVFGRQWLEHFFVWLETHPELVTTTTFADFSRDHAPRGRAALPGASYTEMGQWALPAGRALQYETLTRRLERDGLAAEAKPFVRGGIWRNFLVKYPESNYLHKRILHLSRRFDTDAKRALPAYDHLLQAQCNDVFWHGVFGGLYLPHLRHAAYRHLLEAQRGLERHGQPDSDRPPEIVRADLDLDFRDEILVNHRDYFCVLAPAHGGAIPELSFKPVGVNLLNVLARWREKYHLAAPAGKVVRLAGEPAGDTGAPGDLSFDDHPRHSLRETFYPELPDPEALRTGRTDGAVPFWDYAFAAEVRDDGRVDLRLVHERFPYCKTLAAPADAPRLEFDYEWSPAEHRPGWLGVEWNLGIAGGDDPEKCCFPSADRAAARGLGGPGCWDAVDGWSLENRREGYAVHFRCSEPVTVCYWPVETVSLAIDAMERTYQGLSVCFLFRLTGRRQRWRLNVQLQAL; encoded by the coding sequence GTGCAGCCGGTGCAGTTGGTCCTCGGCGTTCACCTTCACCAGCCGGTGGGCAATTTCGATCACGTGCTGGAAGAGTCCTACCAGCGGGCCTACCGTCCCTTCCTGGACACCTTCCGTCGCTTCCCCTCGCTTCGGATGGTATGGCATTGCTCGGGCTTCCTGTTCCAGTGGCTGGAGGCGCACCATCCCGATTATCTGGACTTGCTGGCCGGGCTGGTGGCGACGGGCCGCGTGGAGCCGCTGTCGGGGGGGATGTATGAGCCCATCTTCCCGGTCATCCCGCCGGCGGACCGGGCTGAGCAGATCCGCCGGCTGTCGGAGCTGGTGGCGGGCCGCTTCGGCCGTGCGCCGCAAGGCGTCTGGCTGGCGGAGCGGGTCTGGGAGCCCGGCATGGTTCAGGATTTGGCCGCCGCGGGCGTCCGCTACGTGTCTTTGGATGACTATCACTTCTACGCCGCCGGCCTGACGCCCGAGGAGCTGGACGGTTACTTCACCGTGGAGGAGCTGGACCACGCCGTCGGCGTGTTCCCCATCAGCGAAACGATGCGCTACCTCATCCCGTGGGCGGAGTTGCCCCGGGTGGAGGAAGCGTTCCGGCTGATGCAGGACGGCGGGCAGCGGCTCACCGTCATGATGGACGACGCCGAGAAATTCGGCTCCTGGCCCGGGACCTCCGATTGGGTGTTCGGGCGGCAATGGCTGGAGCACTTTTTCGTCTGGCTGGAGACGCATCCGGAGCTGGTGACCACGACGACCTTCGCCGACTTCAGCCGGGACCATGCGCCGCGCGGGCGGGCCGCCCTGCCGGGCGCCTCCTACACCGAGATGGGGCAGTGGGCGCTCCCGGCGGGCCGGGCGCTCCAGTACGAAACCCTGACCCGCCGCCTGGAGCGGGACGGCCTGGCCGCGGAGGCCAAGCCGTTCGTCCGCGGCGGGATCTGGCGCAATTTCCTGGTCAAATATCCCGAGAGCAACTACCTGCACAAGCGGATCCTGCACCTGAGCCGCCGGTTCGACACTGACGCCAAACGGGCGCTCCCCGCCTACGACCACCTGCTGCAGGCCCAGTGCAACGATGTGTTCTGGCACGGCGTGTTCGGCGGCCTGTACCTGCCGCACCTGCGCCACGCCGCCTACCGCCACCTGTTGGAGGCGCAGCGGGGGTTGGAGCGGCACGGACAGCCGGATTCGGACCGGCCGCCCGAGATCGTCCGGGCGGACCTGGACCTCGATTTCCGCGACGAAATCCTGGTCAACCACCGCGACTATTTCTGCGTGCTGGCGCCGGCGCACGGTGGCGCCATCCCCGAGCTGTCGTTCAAGCCGGTCGGCGTGAACCTGCTCAACGTGCTTGCCCGCTGGCGCGAGAAGTACCATCTGGCCGCCCCGGCCGGCAAGGTGGTGCGTCTGGCCGGCGAACCGGCGGGCGACACCGGCGCGCCCGGCGACCTGTCGTTCGACGACCACCCGCGCCATTCGTTGCGGGAAACGTTCTACCCCGAACTGCCGGATCCCGAGGCGTTGCGGACGGGCCGGACTGACGGCGCCGTCCCGTTCTGGGACTACGCGTTCGCCGCCGAGGTGCGGGACGACGGACGGGTCGACCTGCGGCTGGTCCACGAGCGGTTTCCCTACTGCAAGACGCTGGCGGCGCCGGCCGACGCCCCCCGCCTCGAGTTTGACTACGAGTGGTCGCCAGCCGAACACCGGCCGGGGTGGCTCGGCGTGGAGTGGAATCTCGGCATCGCCGGCGGCGACGATCCCGAAAAGTGCTGCTTCCCGTCCGCGGACCGGGCCGCCGCCCGCGGCCTGGGCGGGCCGGGCTGCTGGGACGCAGTGGACGGCTGGAGCCTGGAGAACCGCCGCGAGGGCTACGCCGTGCACTTCCGGTGTTCGGAGCCGGTGACCGTCTGTTACTGGCCGGTGGAGACCGTATCCCTGGCCATCGACGCCATGGAGAGGACCTACCAGGGACTCTCCGTCTGCTTCCTGTTCCGGCTCACCGGGCGGCGGCAGCGCTGGCGCCTCAACGTCCAGCTTCAGGCCCTGTGA
- the queG gene encoding tRNA epoxyqueuosine(34) reductase QueG, producing MTGADAHWAHVCTAAAAAGVPLVGAAAPDALDEPHRHWREWVTAGRHAGMSWLAADGDVRREPARWFDGCRSIVVGGFPYAGEPLPGPLRIARFARGEDYHRVVRHRLQTLLSELQREDPAVRGRVAVDTAPLMEKPLAVRAGLGFIGRNTCLIHPGHGSYLCLGVLLLNIPLPTSPSADAGGCGDCRRCLEACPTGALAEPGVLDARRCLAYLTIEHRETIPPEFRGRLAGNLFGCDRCQEACPFNHGPSLPPVPELAGAEDATVPTPAELTRMSSREFRRRLGRTALARAGRRGLLRNWAALIPELPSPPDPETLAIARQRHPLVDRQITAFERTR from the coding sequence ATGACCGGAGCCGACGCACACTGGGCGCACGTCTGCACGGCAGCTGCCGCCGCGGGCGTCCCGCTGGTGGGCGCCGCCGCGCCCGACGCGCTGGACGAACCGCACCGGCACTGGCGGGAATGGGTGACCGCCGGTCGTCATGCCGGCATGAGCTGGCTGGCCGCTGACGGCGATGTCCGGCGGGAACCGGCCCGCTGGTTCGATGGATGCCGCTCCATCGTGGTCGGCGGTTTCCCCTACGCCGGCGAACCGCTGCCGGGCCCCCTGCGGATCGCCCGCTTCGCCCGAGGCGAGGATTACCACCGCGTGGTCCGCCACCGACTGCAGACCCTCCTCAGCGAGCTGCAACGGGAGGATCCCGCCGTCCGTGGTCGCGTCGCGGTGGACACCGCGCCCCTCATGGAAAAGCCGCTGGCCGTTCGGGCCGGTCTTGGCTTCATCGGCCGGAACACCTGCCTGATTCACCCCGGGCACGGCTCCTACCTCTGCCTGGGCGTCCTGCTCCTGAACATTCCCCTGCCCACCAGCCCGTCGGCGGACGCCGGCGGCTGCGGGGATTGCCGCCGGTGCCTGGAGGCCTGCCCCACCGGCGCCCTGGCCGAGCCCGGCGTGCTGGACGCCCGGCGCTGCCTGGCGTACCTCACCATCGAGCACCGTGAGACGATCCCCCCCGAATTTCGCGGGCGGCTGGCCGGGAACCTATTCGGTTGCGACCGCTGCCAGGAGGCGTGCCCGTTCAACCACGGGCCGAGCCTGCCTCCCGTGCCGGAGCTTGCCGGCGCCGAAGATGCGACCGTCCCCACGCCAGCCGAACTGACCCGGATGAGCAGCCGGGAATTCCGGCGGCGCCTGGGCCGGACGGCACTGGCCCGGGCCGGTCGGCGCGGCCTGTTGCGCAACTGGGCGGCGCTGATCCCCGAGCTGCCATCCCCCCCGGATCCGGAAACCCTCGCCATCGCCCGGCAGCGTCATCCCTTGGTGGACCGGCAGATCACGGCATTCGAACGGACCCGGTGA
- the maf gene encoding septum formation protein Maf — MRFFLASTSPRRRDILRRLGLDVTVIPSRHEEEAADPGPRSPEMLAAHHAREKLRLAEPPADDGIVIAADTLVYIDGEILGKPAGEADARRMIRTLAGRTHRVVTAVCVRDLAAGRTAEGHTVSEVTFEPLAPETVDAYIGWNEWTDKAGAYGIQDRASLFIRSISGCYFNVVGFPVNLFYNLLRQVTTGSGTVLPQAMFPHTRRIES; from the coding sequence GTGCGATTTTTCCTTGCCTCCACGTCTCCCCGGCGCCGGGACATCCTGCGCAGGCTCGGCCTGGACGTCACGGTCATTCCGTCGCGCCACGAGGAGGAGGCGGCCGATCCCGGTCCCCGATCTCCCGAGATGCTCGCCGCACACCACGCCCGGGAGAAACTGCGGCTGGCTGAACCGCCCGCCGACGACGGGATCGTCATCGCCGCCGACACCCTGGTGTACATCGACGGCGAGATCCTCGGCAAGCCCGCCGGCGAAGCGGACGCCCGCCGGATGATCCGGACGCTGGCAGGCCGCACCCACCGCGTGGTCACCGCGGTGTGCGTGCGCGACCTGGCCGCCGGCCGGACCGCGGAGGGGCACACCGTGTCCGAGGTGACGTTCGAGCCCCTGGCACCCGAGACCGTCGACGCATACATCGGCTGGAACGAGTGGACGGACAAGGCGGGTGCCTACGGCATCCAGGACCGTGCGTCCCTGTTCATCCGGAGCATCTCAGGCTGCTACTTCAACGTGGTGGGTTTCCCCGTCAACCTGTTCTACAATCTGCTGCGGCAGGTGACAACCGGGAGCGGCACGGTGCTCCCCCAGGCGATGTTCCCACACACAAGGCGGATAGAATCATGA